The genomic DNA AGATGGCCAGATAAAAAGGAAGATGGTTGTTTGCTGTATGTACCATCTCTTCTCACTGGCCAAAGTACATAggaatttaaaatatgaataatgtTTTTTGAAACAAACATTGTAAAGGCACTCATCAGTAAGCCAACTTCATACCAAATTAATTTAGACAGGATAAAGAAATTTACTGAACATTCATAAAGGAACCAAtccattaaaatatattcatttcaaATGCTTGTGCACTGAATATTGGTGTTCTGAGttccattaaaaagaaaaaagtagtgtTCTTGAAGTGAAAATAATATATATCagaaaaaatataacaaagaaatcTGACCTAAGTGACATTGACTTTCATGAGTGAAATATTGGGATCTAGTAGCTAAAAAGTCTATTATGGTCAACAGCTAACTCAGGAGGAAAACTTTACAGCTAAACAATGTGCATCAATGAGACTGAAGAGACATTTATAGTATATACCATCCCAGTGGCTGTGAAATACACATCTAAGCTTTCTCTAAAATCAAATTTGAGGTTGTGAAGCTGGCtctaataaacaaaaaaacacattGAAAATAATGTCTTTAATCgtttaaaatcaaaaccaaaaatgcTAAAACCCAGTTGTcagagaaattaaagaaacaaatgtaTGTTTGAACAGTTTTGAGTGATCAGTGGCTTGTGAAAGTATAGGAGTTATATTTCCTAGAGTGAATTAAACTCAGAAAAGTAGAACGGGGAGTGTGTgcaaggaggaagagaagctacAGGTATGGGCTGAGAAAGGTAGATATGAGTATATTCAGTGTACGTCATGTACACGTATAAAAATAAGACAGTATttaatttgagtgtgtgtgtctgtgtgtgtaaacatAATACACATTTTGTTTGTAACATTAATATATGCTAAACTTAGAAGTCACATGTGACATTGGGTtaggtaaaagaaaatttacaacATTTGGTAAGCAATCTAATGACTTCTAGTTTTTGCATTTTTGGTAAAATGATTTAAAAGCAAATAGATGGGTAAAGCATAaagattaaattaagaatttgtgttgtgcgtgtgtgtgttatcgtgtgtgtgtgtgtgtgttaagataGTCCAATTTGTGCATATTAATATGTCTTACtgtcattttagatttccaaaaAGTGAATACCCTAAACGAGACCAGTCCAGAAACCAAAGCGCGACATGTGTGTCAAGTTCCTCTCAACAGTGATACGTCAGAGGAGTTGGCTGGAATAGGGAATACTTGCACTGTGAGCACAAACTGCTTTTCAAATCAGACTGTAAAGAGTGAGGACTCACTAGGAATGAGTCCTAGAAAGTTTACTCTGTGGAAGGATGTGTATCTTCATAACGATGTTGATGAGGTAGAAGTTGGAGAAGAACCCGATGATCTTAATGGAACTGTAAAATCTGTCAGACATCCAGAGCGTGTTAGTCTATACAGGTTTCAAAGTTCACAAGGTTACTTTCAGAGTCTTATACCAGGGAAATCCTTCAACACAAAAGCAGTATTACTTACCCATAAGTTCAATGAATATGCAAAATCCTTAGTTGACACAGCATTTATTggcaaagagatggctcagataaGGGTGAAATCATTTGAATGTAATGTATCCGAGATAAAGTGTAACAAGTCTGACCTTAATGAAAATGACCCAGTGCACGAGGGAGAGAAACATTACAAATGTAGTGACTTTGAGAATCCTTTTATTATTGAATCATACCTCCCAAAACATAAGGGACAGCATGAAAAGCTCTTTGTCCAGAAGGGATATGAGTTTTCTCAGCAGTCAGAAGTGAGTCTTCATCAGAAAATCCGCAGAGGGAAAAAGACCTATGAATGTAAAAtatgtggcaagtgcttttattgGAAAACGAGCTTCAATAGACATCAGAGCACTCACACTGgtgagaagccctatgaatgtacaGAATGCAGTAAAGCTTTCTGCCAAAAGTCACATCTCACTCAGCATCAGAGAGTGCATACAGGTGAGAGACCATATATATGTTTTG from Rattus norvegicus strain BN/NHsdMcwi chromosome 12, GRCr8, whole genome shotgun sequence includes the following:
- the Zfp68 gene encoding zinc finger protein 68 isoform 2 (isoform 2 is encoded by transcript variant 2), coding for MLENYSNLLFLGHCKTKPELIFNLEQRLGSWIVEASHQSIPDFQKVNTLNETSPETKARHVCQVPLNSDTSEELAGIGNTCTVSTNCFSNQTVKSEDSLGMSPRKFTLWKDVYLHNDVDEVEVGEEPDDLNGTVKSVRHPERVSLYRFQSSQGYFQSLIPGKSFNTKAVLLTHKFNEYAKSLVDTAFIGKEMAQIRVKSFECNVSEIKCNKSDLNENDPVHEGEKHYKCSDFENPFIIESYLPKHKGQHEKLFVQKGYEFSQQSEVSLHQKIRRGKKTYECKICGKCFYWKTSFNRHQSTHTGEKPYECTECSKAFCQKSHLTQHQRVHTGERPYICFECRKAFYRKSELTDHQRIHTGEKPYECKECGKAFCQKPQLTLHQRIHTGEKPYECAECGKAFSTKSYLTVHQRTHTGEKPYECTVCRKSFICKSSFSHHWRTHTGEKPYECKQCMKTFYRKSGLTRHQRTHTGDKRYECQLCQKAFYCTSHLIVHQRTHTGEKPYECKECRKAFYDKSNLKRHQKIHTAKKASECKQSNKFFLSNTSQHQTMYYEY
- the Zfp68 gene encoding zinc finger protein 68 isoform 1 (isoform 1 is encoded by transcript variant 1); translation: MSWKPEMGLVSFEDIAVEFTWQEWQDLNEGQRTLYRDVMLENYSNLLFLGHCKTKPELIFNLEQRLGSWIVEASHQSIPDFQKVNTLNETSPETKARHVCQVPLNSDTSEELAGIGNTCTVSTNCFSNQTVKSEDSLGMSPRKFTLWKDVYLHNDVDEVEVGEEPDDLNGTVKSVRHPERVSLYRFQSSQGYFQSLIPGKSFNTKAVLLTHKFNEYAKSLVDTAFIGKEMAQIRVKSFECNVSEIKCNKSDLNENDPVHEGEKHYKCSDFENPFIIESYLPKHKGQHEKLFVQKGYEFSQQSEVSLHQKIRRGKKTYECKICGKCFYWKTSFNRHQSTHTGEKPYECTECSKAFCQKSHLTQHQRVHTGERPYICFECRKAFYRKSELTDHQRIHTGEKPYECKECGKAFCQKPQLTLHQRIHTGEKPYECAECGKAFSTKSYLTVHQRTHTGEKPYECTVCRKSFICKSSFSHHWRTHTGEKPYECKQCMKTFYRKSGLTRHQRTHTGDKRYECQLCQKAFYCTSHLIVHQRTHTGEKPYECKECRKAFYDKSNLKRHQKIHTAKKASECKQSNKFFLSNTSQHQTMYYEY